CACGGCGTGATCGCCGCGACCACGCCAATCGGTTGTTTGAGCACCACGATCCGGCGATCAACAGTGGGCGCCGGAATGGTGTCACCGTAGATGCGCCGGGCTTCTTCGGCGAACCATTTGACGAAGCTGGCGCCGTAGCCGATTTCGCCACGGGACTCGCTCAACGGCTTGCCCTGTTCGGCGGTCATGATCAGGGCCAGGTCTTCCTGGTTTTCCAGGATCAGCGCATACCAGGCTTCCAGATACCGCGCACGCTCGGCGGCCGGTACTTCTCGCCAGGTGACGAAGCGACTCTCGGCAGCTTCGATGGCACGGCGGGTTTCGGCGGCCTGCAAGGCCGGGACGTGGGCAATGACGCTGCCATCGGCGGGATTGGTCACGGCGATGGTGGCGCCATCGTCGGCCTCGATCCAGGTGCCGTTGACATAGGCGCGCTCGACGAGCAGGGAAGGGTCACGCAGTGTGCTTTTCAACATGATCAGAATGCCTTGAAGGTCCGGACGATGGACTCATTGTAAAAATGTCCAGCCAGCGCCCGATGCCGAGATAGGCGCTGGAATGAAGTGCAAATGCCGAATTCGTTGCGTTGGCGGCACAATTGGCCGGGCCCGTTCTATGACTTGTTGCGCCCGGCAATCACCACCAGCAGCAGCGACGCCAGAATCAGCAGCGAACTGATCGCCGCAATCGTCGGGTCGATTTCATCGCGCAGGGCGGTGAACATGCGCTTGGTCAGGGTCTGGTTGTCGCCACCGGAAATGAACAGCGCCACCACGGTTTCATCCAGCGAGGTGATGAACGCGAACAGCGTGGCCGACACCAGGCTCGGTTTGATCTGCGGCAAGGTCACGGCCATGAACGCGCGAAAGCGATTCATGCCCAGGCTGCGGGCGACCATTTCCTGGGACATGTCAAAGTTTCGCAGCCCGGCCAGCAAGGCGATGATCACGTAGGGCAGGGCGAGCATGATGTGCGCCAGCACCAGCCCGGTCAGCGTGCTGATCAGCCCGACCCGCGCATACACAAAGAACACCCCGGCAGCGATCAGGATGATCGGCACCATCATCGGCAACAGCAGAATGATCTGCAGGGTGCGAATCACCCGCAGGCTCGAACTGTTGATGGCGTAGGCGGCAGCCATGCCCACCGGCAGGCTGACGACCATGGTCGCCGTCGCGGTGATCAGGCTGACCTTGGCGGCGGACATCCATTCGGCGCTGTTAAAGAACGCTTCATACCAGCGAAACGACCACTGCTTGGGCGGGAATTGCAGAAAGCGCGCTTCGGAAAACGACATCGGCACCACGATCAATACCGGGATGATCAGGTACAGCAGGATCGCGGCGACCAGCAGCGTGAACAGCACCTGGGAAAGCTTCACATGGCGCAGGTTGGCAAGGAGTTTCATTTAGCGCGCTCCCAGAATGCGTTCGATAGGAATGAAGCGATTGATGCCCCAGAAAATCAGGAACACCACAAACAGCAGCACCAGACCGACCGCGCTGGCGGCGCCCCAGGCGTGATACAGCTCGACGTTGCGCTGCACCAGCATCGACACCAGAATCGTGCGACCGCCGCCAAGCAATTCCGGCGTGATGAAGAAGCCCAGGCAGATCACGAACACCAGAATCGAACCGGCCATGATCCCCGGCGCGGCCATGGGCAGGAATACCCGGCGGAAGGTGTAGAACGGCTTGGCGCCGAGACTTTCCGAGGCTTGCAGCAAGTCTTGCGGGATCTTTTTCATTACCGAATACAGCGGCAGGACCATGAACGGCAGCATGACGTGCAGCGTGCCGATCACCGTGCCTGTGGTGTTATGCATCAGGTTCAGCGGCTGATCGATGATGCCCAGGTCCATCAGAGTCTGATTGACCAGGCCGCGTCGTTGCAGCAGCACCAGCCAGGCATAGGACCGCACCAGCACGCTGGTCCAGAACGGGATGATCACGCAGACCAGAATCAGATTGGCCCAGAAACCGTGCAGCCGGGAAGCGGCGTAGGCGATGGGGAAACCCAGCACGATCGAAAGGATGGTCACCATAAAGCTGATCTTGAACGTCAGGGCGAAGGTGTCCCAGTAAATGCGCTCCTCAAAGATCCGCACGTAGTTGGCCAGCGAGAAACCTTCCTCAGTCTGCACGGACTGGAATGCCAGCCAGCACATCGGCAGGATCAGCAGCACCACGACCATGAACAGCGCGGGTGCAAGCAGAAGCAGCATCGAGGTGTTTTCTTTGCGTTCTTCCCGGGCCAGCGCCTGAGTGGTGGTCATGGGCGGCTGCGGCTGATCATCGGAGCCAGGCAGGGTTTTAGCGAGATAGGCATTGGACATATCGGCCTCCGTCCTGAAGTGCGCAGTGCTTGGGTGTTGTCATGTGGAGGACTCCCGAAGAAGGGGCAGGTTCTGAAAGCGTGCATGTGATTCTCGGTCGCTCTGCGGGACCATGCAGCCTGTAATGTACCGAGATGACGGCGGATGAAGCGGCTACAAATCCCCGGTGGCGAAGCGCTTTATTGCGTAATCGGGTCGGCTGACGGCATGTCCTGCGTTGGGCCGTCTACACCGGGGCTTGCGGCTGGAATCGGATTGGAATGCATTTTGTAGGACCGGCTTTAGCCGGGAGGAGGTCAATCCATTCGAGGCAGGTCCGTCGTCAGGACCGTCGCCCTCCCGGCTAAAGCCGGTCCTACAGTTCAATCGTGAGCGGGTGCGCCGTGGTTTACTTCTTCTGCACAAACGCCAACCAGCGTTCTTCGGCTTTCACGCCATCCTGGGATGCCCACCATTTGGCCGAGAGCAGAGCCTGGCGAGACATGTTTTCCGGGGCCGACGGCAGTTTTGCGGCGCGCTCGGCGGGGATGGTGCCGGTCTTGAACGCTTCCGGGTTGAGCGGGCCGTAATCGATGATCATCGGCAACGCGGCCTGCAACTTCGCATCAATGGCTTCGTTGACGAACTTCATGGCAGCGGTCTTGTGTGGCGAGCCCTTGAG
This genomic window from Pseudomonas sp. G.S.17 contains:
- a CDS encoding ABC transporter permease: MKLLANLRHVKLSQVLFTLLVAAILLYLIIPVLIVVPMSFSEARFLQFPPKQWSFRWYEAFFNSAEWMSAAKVSLITATATMVVSLPVGMAAAYAINSSSLRVIRTLQIILLLPMMVPIILIAAGVFFVYARVGLISTLTGLVLAHIMLALPYVIIALLAGLRNFDMSQEMVARSLGMNRFRAFMAVTLPQIKPSLVSATLFAFITSLDETVVALFISGGDNQTLTKRMFTALRDEIDPTIAAISSLLILASLLLVVIAGRNKS
- a CDS encoding ABC transporter permease: MSNAYLAKTLPGSDDQPQPPMTTTQALAREERKENTSMLLLLAPALFMVVVLLILPMCWLAFQSVQTEEGFSLANYVRIFEERIYWDTFALTFKISFMVTILSIVLGFPIAYAASRLHGFWANLILVCVIIPFWTSVLVRSYAWLVLLQRRGLVNQTLMDLGIIDQPLNLMHNTTGTVIGTLHVMLPFMVLPLYSVMKKIPQDLLQASESLGAKPFYTFRRVFLPMAAPGIMAGSILVFVICLGFFITPELLGGGRTILVSMLVQRNVELYHAWGAASAVGLVLLFVVFLIFWGINRFIPIERILGAR